Proteins from a single region of Croceicoccus marinus:
- a CDS encoding Rieske 2Fe-2S domain-containing protein — translation MQTKDSEDLTRVGPGTVMGTFMRQYWVPACLSSELVADGDPVRLMIMCEKLIAFRDSKGRVGIMDHRCPHRCASLFIGRNEESGIRCVYHGWKFDVDGKCVDMPSVPARMDFKERVHAKAYKTYEANGLIWVYMGADQDNPPPHPQIEAAMHPDAEIWCLQRDCNWLQALEGDIDTSHVGFLHVGSLKAEDLDEDHPMRPTVLNRAPEYEVAQSDWGVMYGGYRPNDDGQMSWRVAHYMFPFWTQTPNNRFATRAIARAWVPIDDEHSMLFDITCGSDAGNPAYTSTLKDGTPLFDVISYAPNTTDWYGRWRSTDSEANDWAIDRDSQRNGTQFTGIPNITMQDQAVTESMGPITDHSFENLAPTDQMIARVRRRVLMAARAVAEGKAPAPGAQEPEVFYNARAGSFLHNPDDSLAGAYETALSKATRWGKEVEAAE, via the coding sequence ATGCAGACCAAGGACAGCGAAGACCTGACCCGCGTGGGCCCGGGCACCGTCATGGGTACATTCATGCGCCAATATTGGGTGCCGGCTTGCCTTTCATCGGAGCTGGTAGCCGATGGCGATCCGGTTCGCTTGATGATCATGTGCGAAAAGCTGATTGCCTTCCGTGACAGCAAAGGCCGCGTCGGCATAATGGACCACCGCTGCCCTCACCGTTGCGCCTCGCTCTTCATCGGCCGTAACGAGGAAAGTGGTATTCGCTGTGTCTATCATGGCTGGAAATTCGACGTTGACGGCAAGTGCGTCGACATGCCCTCGGTTCCTGCCCGCATGGACTTCAAGGAGCGTGTCCACGCCAAGGCCTACAAGACCTATGAGGCGAATGGACTGATCTGGGTGTACATGGGTGCCGATCAGGACAATCCTCCGCCGCACCCGCAGATCGAGGCTGCGATGCATCCCGATGCCGAGATCTGGTGTCTGCAGCGCGACTGCAACTGGCTCCAGGCGCTGGAAGGCGACATCGACACCAGCCATGTCGGCTTCCTCCACGTCGGTTCCTTGAAGGCCGAGGATCTGGACGAGGATCACCCGATGCGTCCGACCGTCCTCAACCGCGCGCCGGAATATGAAGTCGCGCAGTCCGACTGGGGCGTGATGTATGGCGGCTATCGTCCGAACGACGACGGGCAGATGTCATGGCGCGTGGCGCATTACATGTTCCCGTTCTGGACGCAGACACCCAATAATCGCTTTGCCACCCGCGCCATCGCCCGCGCTTGGGTTCCGATCGACGATGAACACTCGATGCTGTTCGACATCACCTGCGGCAGCGATGCGGGCAACCCTGCCTATACCTCGACGCTGAAGGACGGCACGCCGCTGTTCGACGTGATCAGCTATGCGCCCAACACCACCGACTGGTACGGCCGCTGGCGCTCGACCGACAGCGAAGCGAACGATTGGGCGATCGACCGCGATTCCCAGCGCAACGGCACCCAGTTCACCGGCATTCCGAACATCACCATGCAGGATCAGGCCGTGACCGAGAGCATGGGGCCGATCACCGACCACAGTTTCGAGAACCTGGCCCCGACCGACCAGATGATCGCGCGTGTCCGTCGCCGGGTTTTGATGGCCGCGCGCGCCGTGGCCGAAGGCAAGGCGCCCGCACCCGGCGCGCAGGAACCGGAAGTGTTCTACAATGCGCGAGCCGGTTCCTTCCTGCATAACCCCGATGACAGCCTTGCCGGTGCCTATGAAACCGCGCTGTCCAAGGCAACGCGCTGGGGCAAGGAGGTCGAGGCGGCCGAATAA
- a CDS encoding MFS transporter → MAVSLSSNQQGGFLDALPLSYYQIWSVLMIAATVVLDGLDNQMLGLAAPSLIAEWDISRDTLGMVFALGFVGMAIGTLVSGVIGDLVGRRGALLIGVSLFGIATLLTGFSTALWQVAVLKFLAGAGLGGVPGTASAMIAEFTPARWRSQAVTFGVVCVSIGGVLGGLAAAAILPSLGWRWLFYLGGAITIAFVLYLLLVLPESPQYLLDSGKRRVEFEKVMTRIGHPDPASLKAQGAGGEVEKMPFSALFGAAHLRDTLALALAMFSGMFMIYLMFNWAPTMLTTSGYDLKLASLGLTSFNMGGVIGAMLASFAIIKLGSRITLVTMALVGTLVCTALAILPMGAGGNENAMLGLLVAMGLFASAAQSAMFAVGAHAFPTGVRARGLGTMGLSGRAGAIVSALAGAWLIGGGAQMFFGALAVLMLVNAIGFLIVQSHIPRLDRNQEKPA, encoded by the coding sequence TTGGCAGTTTCGCTGAGCAGCAATCAGCAGGGCGGTTTTCTCGATGCCCTGCCGCTGTCCTATTACCAGATATGGTCGGTGCTGATGATCGCGGCGACCGTCGTGCTCGACGGGCTCGACAACCAGATGCTGGGCCTTGCCGCGCCATCGCTGATTGCCGAATGGGACATAAGCCGGGATACGCTGGGCATGGTCTTTGCTCTGGGCTTTGTGGGCATGGCGATCGGCACGCTGGTCTCGGGCGTGATCGGCGATCTTGTCGGCAGGCGAGGGGCATTGCTGATCGGCGTGTCACTATTCGGCATTGCCACCTTGCTGACCGGATTTTCTACCGCGCTGTGGCAGGTCGCAGTGCTCAAGTTCCTGGCTGGCGCAGGGCTTGGCGGCGTACCCGGTACGGCGTCGGCCATGATCGCGGAATTCACGCCTGCGCGCTGGCGTAGCCAGGCGGTGACTTTCGGCGTCGTCTGCGTATCGATTGGCGGCGTGCTGGGCGGTCTTGCGGCGGCGGCGATCCTGCCTTCGCTCGGCTGGCGCTGGCTCTTCTATCTGGGCGGCGCGATCACCATAGCCTTCGTTCTCTATCTTCTACTCGTCCTGCCGGAATCCCCGCAATATCTGCTGGACAGCGGTAAGCGCCGGGTCGAATTCGAAAAGGTGATGACGCGCATCGGCCATCCCGATCCCGCTTCGCTAAAGGCGCAGGGCGCGGGCGGAGAGGTTGAAAAAATGCCGTTTTCCGCGCTGTTCGGCGCGGCGCATCTGCGCGATACGCTCGCACTCGCGCTGGCGATGTTTTCGGGCATGTTCATGATCTACCTGATGTTCAACTGGGCCCCCACTATGCTGACGACCAGTGGCTATGACCTGAAACTGGCCAGCCTTGGCTTGACCAGTTTCAACATGGGCGGGGTGATCGGCGCGATGCTGGCATCCTTCGCCATTATCAAGCTGGGTTCGCGCATTACACTTGTCACCATGGCGCTTGTCGGCACGCTGGTTTGCACCGCGCTGGCGATCTTGCCGATGGGCGCAGGTGGCAACGAGAACGCCATGCTGGGCCTGCTGGTCGCTATGGGCCTGTTCGCCAGCGCCGCGCAATCGGCCATGTTCGCCGTGGGCGCCCACGCGTTTCCCACCGGCGTCAGGGCGCGCGGGCTTGGCACCATGGGACTGTCCGGGCGTGCAGGCGCCATTGTCAGCGCATTGGCCGGCGCATGGCTTATCGGCGGCGGCGCACAGATGTTCTTCGGCGCGCTGGCCGTGCTGATGCTGGTCAATGCGATCGGGTTTCTAATCGTGCAAAGCCATATTCCGCGGCTTGACCGCAACCAGGAGAAGCCCGCGTGA
- a CDS encoding TonB-dependent receptor, giving the protein MTEGPVRRDDTQEIIVTAQRRESTVRDVPFSIAAFGGADLAEQQVFSPTALTTELPGITVNTSDKSLSILSIRGNVSTFRTATLDTPVAYFQDDIYYVFNNDLNANFYDVNRVEVLRGPQGTLFGRNVVGGAIAVVTNNPEFGDEYSLQVTGGNGGYFRTEGVVNGTVVEDKLAARFAFSTERSDGLIKTPNQPGNYGETDGYAMRGKLLFTPTDTLEIVLAGDYSYTKGNAGSIHLGIGGDQVVPDTFGDFTNDEWTNNDYAPSPYRQRLRGGYLRGDLDLMGGTLTAITGYRMNDSHAINDDIPVGTVVPVFDRRQDVKNRSFTQELRYASAPNRLSYVVGVYYLNADVSTTNIFYYSPLPESVFDGRIRTNPDVSNITRIQDGKVKSYAIFGELTFEVTDRISVVAGGRYTKDKKSIDYRAFSTTDPDGIPGLGFPGDVEASGGESWDAFTPRFTVKYEPMDGVNLYATYAKGFKSGGFVDNAYLNPTIPLDPEKARNFEIGAKTRLFGNMLDLNVALFDQETKDLQNFSGAGGVAHTFNGTLKMQGMELESKLRPVDGLQLTFNYTYLDGEYTSLYDPLVNVDYSGNPAKYAPKHSFLARAKYDAYLPNGAILTPQVEFNYSSRISTDDANNLSAWQNLYDDTRGRTLNARLNYESADGRWNLGLWGKNLTNNFQIMHADDITAFLVVPTGQSRYWKIFTNTPRSYGVTLGYKY; this is encoded by the coding sequence ATGACTGAGGGGCCTGTCCGCCGGGACGACACGCAGGAAATCATCGTGACCGCTCAACGCCGCGAATCGACTGTGCGCGACGTTCCCTTCTCGATCGCTGCGTTCGGCGGCGCGGACCTTGCCGAACAGCAGGTCTTCAGCCCGACCGCGCTCACCACCGAGCTTCCCGGCATCACCGTCAACACGTCTGACAAGTCGCTTTCGATCCTTTCGATCCGCGGCAATGTGTCGACCTTTCGCACCGCGACACTCGACACGCCCGTCGCCTATTTCCAGGATGACATCTATTACGTGTTCAACAACGACCTGAACGCGAACTTCTATGACGTTAACCGTGTCGAGGTGCTGCGCGGGCCGCAGGGCACGCTGTTCGGCCGCAACGTCGTGGGTGGCGCCATCGCGGTCGTGACGAACAACCCCGAATTCGGCGACGAGTATTCGTTGCAGGTCACCGGCGGCAATGGCGGCTATTTCCGCACCGAAGGCGTCGTCAACGGCACCGTCGTGGAAGACAAGCTGGCCGCCCGCTTCGCATTCTCGACCGAGCGCTCCGACGGTTTGATCAAGACCCCCAACCAGCCCGGCAATTACGGCGAGACCGATGGCTATGCCATGCGCGGCAAACTGCTGTTCACCCCGACAGACACGCTCGAGATCGTTCTGGCTGGGGATTATTCCTATACCAAGGGCAATGCCGGTTCGATCCATCTGGGCATTGGCGGCGATCAGGTTGTGCCCGATACCTTCGGCGATTTCACCAATGACGAGTGGACGAATAACGACTACGCCCCCTCACCATACAGGCAGCGCCTGCGGGGCGGTTACCTGCGCGGTGATCTTGACCTGATGGGCGGTACGCTGACCGCGATCACCGGCTATCGCATGAACGACAGCCACGCGATCAACGACGACATTCCCGTCGGAACGGTCGTGCCCGTTTTCGACCGTCGGCAGGACGTAAAGAATCGCAGCTTCACGCAGGAACTGCGTTATGCGTCCGCACCCAATCGCCTGTCCTATGTGGTGGGCGTCTATTACCTCAACGCCGATGTCTCGACGACGAACATCTTCTATTACAGCCCGCTGCCAGAAAGCGTGTTCGACGGACGCATCCGCACCAACCCGGATGTCTCGAACATCACCCGCATTCAGGACGGCAAGGTCAAGTCCTACGCAATCTTCGGAGAACTGACCTTCGAAGTAACCGACCGAATCTCGGTCGTTGCCGGTGGCCGTTACACGAAAGACAAGAAGTCGATCGACTACCGCGCCTTTTCGACCACCGATCCTGATGGCATCCCCGGCCTTGGCTTTCCGGGCGACGTCGAAGCCTCGGGCGGTGAAAGCTGGGACGCGTTCACTCCGCGCTTCACCGTCAAGTACGAGCCGATGGATGGCGTGAACCTGTATGCAACCTATGCCAAGGGCTTCAAATCGGGCGGTTTCGTCGACAATGCCTATCTTAACCCGACCATCCCGCTGGATCCGGAAAAGGCGCGCAACTTCGAAATCGGCGCGAAGACCCGCCTGTTCGGCAATATGCTTGACCTCAACGTCGCGCTGTTCGACCAGGAAACGAAGGATCTGCAGAACTTCTCGGGCGCGGGCGGCGTGGCGCACACGTTCAACGGCACGCTGAAGATGCAGGGCATGGAACTTGAATCTAAGCTTCGTCCGGTCGACGGGCTGCAGCTGACCTTCAACTACACCTATCTCGATGGCGAATATACGTCGCTCTACGACCCGCTGGTCAATGTCGACTATTCGGGCAATCCGGCGAAATATGCGCCCAAGCACTCGTTCCTGGCGCGCGCCAAATACGATGCCTATCTGCCCAATGGCGCGATCCTGACGCCGCAGGTCGAATTCAACTATTCTTCGCGCATCTCCACCGATGACGCGAATAATCTCTCGGCCTGGCAGAACCTGTATGACGACACGCGCGGGCGCACGCTCAACGCGCGTCTGAACTATGAAAGTGCCGATGGGCGCTGGAACCTTGGTCTGTGGGGCAAGAACCTGACCAATAATTTCCAGATCATGCATGCCGACGACATTACGGCCTTCCTCGTCGTTCCGACGGGTCAGTCCCGGTACTGGAAGATCTTCACCAATACCCCGCGCAGCTATGGCGTGACGCTGGGCTACAAGTACTAA
- a CDS encoding GMC family oxidoreductase codes for MTHSFDYIVIGSGSAGSVLANRLSADPTISLALIEAGPSDRKWPVNIKTIMPVGNIFLIPHARYNWQQQLSGGDAIDGRVIGFPRGKLFGGCSAINGGVYIRGQEEDYAGWVQAGNPGWGWDDVLPVFKRLENYHGPDKSWHGRGAELDVEKPASFNPITAAIIDAAVEAGHFRNEDFASERKDGFGRYDLNQRRGTRLSAARAFLHPALGRPNLSVFDETLVRRIIINDGRATGIEIEREGKREIMTAKSEVLVSAGATNSPHLLMLSGIGDRDDLVKVGVEPAHHLPGVGAHLQDHPTVHISVENPTGESYANSRSALARNAFAPFIYALKREGMFASNVAECGGFVCTDGSGRPDIQMTFLVGLKGNARVVPSDHGFMALIQLLRPNSEGRVRLASNRAEDKPIIEPNFFDDPRDMATLIAGFREARRIFAQPALAAMRGKEIEPGAEHLSDEALDKALRKIVNTAYHPTGTCKMGPASDPLAVVDDRLRVHGIDGLRVIDASVMPSIISGNTSAPTMMIAQRAADFILEERKSHNSQAAETVRVAETELQS; via the coding sequence GTGACGCACAGTTTCGATTATATCGTCATCGGCTCGGGTTCAGCAGGCAGCGTGCTGGCCAATCGCCTGTCTGCCGACCCCACCATTTCGCTCGCCCTGATCGAGGCGGGGCCGTCCGATCGCAAATGGCCGGTCAACATCAAGACGATCATGCCGGTCGGTAATATCTTCCTGATTCCGCATGCGCGTTACAACTGGCAGCAGCAGTTGAGCGGCGGCGATGCGATCGACGGGCGCGTCATCGGCTTTCCGCGCGGCAAGCTTTTCGGTGGATGCAGCGCGATCAATGGCGGCGTCTATATTCGCGGACAGGAAGAAGATTACGCAGGCTGGGTGCAGGCAGGCAATCCCGGCTGGGGCTGGGACGATGTACTTCCCGTTTTCAAGCGGCTCGAAAACTACCACGGCCCTGACAAGTCATGGCACGGCAGGGGTGCGGAACTGGATGTCGAAAAGCCCGCATCGTTCAACCCGATCACTGCCGCGATCATCGACGCTGCGGTAGAGGCAGGGCATTTCCGCAACGAGGATTTCGCTAGCGAACGCAAGGATGGCTTTGGGCGCTATGACCTCAACCAGCGGCGCGGGACGCGCCTTTCGGCGGCCCGCGCTTTCCTCCACCCGGCACTTGGACGACCGAACCTCAGCGTTTTCGATGAAACGCTGGTACGGCGCATCATCATCAATGATGGCCGCGCCACCGGGATCGAGATCGAGCGCGAAGGCAAGCGCGAGATCATGACCGCCAAAAGCGAAGTGCTAGTCAGCGCGGGCGCGACAAATTCGCCGCATCTGTTGATGCTCTCGGGCATTGGCGACAGGGATGATCTGGTCAAGGTGGGCGTCGAGCCGGCACACCATCTTCCGGGCGTCGGCGCGCATCTGCAAGATCATCCCACCGTGCATATCTCGGTTGAAAATCCGACGGGGGAATCCTATGCAAACTCGCGTTCGGCGCTGGCCCGCAATGCCTTCGCGCCGTTCATATATGCTTTGAAACGCGAAGGCATGTTCGCTTCGAACGTGGCGGAGTGCGGCGGCTTCGTCTGCACCGACGGCAGCGGCAGGCCCGATATCCAGATGACCTTCCTGGTCGGGTTGAAGGGCAATGCCCGCGTGGTGCCCAGCGACCATGGCTTCATGGCGCTGATCCAGCTACTTCGCCCCAATAGCGAGGGGCGCGTGCGGCTGGCGAGCAACAGGGCCGAGGACAAGCCGATCATCGAGCCCAATTTCTTTGACGATCCGCGCGACATGGCAACGCTTATCGCCGGTTTCCGCGAGGCGCGGCGCATTTTTGCGCAACCTGCGCTGGCCGCCATGCGCGGCAAGGAGATCGAGCCTGGGGCCGAGCATCTCAGCGACGAAGCGCTCGACAAGGCGCTGCGCAAGATCGTCAATACTGCCTATCACCCCACCGGCACCTGTAAGATGGGGCCTGCCAGCGATCCGCTAGCCGTGGTCGATGACCGGTTGAGGGTGCACGGGATCGACGGGCTGCGCGTGATCGATGCCTCGGTCATGCCCTCGATCATCAGCGGCAATACAAGCGCGCCCACGATGATGATCGCCCAGCGCGCCGCCGATTTCATTCTGGAAGAGCGCAAATCGCATAATTCGCAAGCGGCCGAAACGGTCCGGGTTGCAGAAACGGAGCTTCAGTCATGA
- a CDS encoding electron transfer flavoprotein-ubiquinone oxidoreductase produces MTTRESMPYDVVIVGGGVAGLGAAIRLKQVNADLEVCVLEKGSEIGAHILSGAVVDPKALDELLPDWRDDDCPMAETPVTDNWHWTLSAKGKFAMPHIMMPPFMSNDGNYTGSLGSLCRWLAEKAEGLGVEIFPGFPAAEVLYNDDGSVKGVATGDMGVAADGSHKPDYQPGMELHGKYTLFAEGARGSLTKQLKAKFDLEADCEPQVYGLGMKELWDIDPKKHVPGRVLHTQGWPLSENDAWGGGFLYHQANGQVALGFVVALDYKNPYLYPFEEFQRWKQHPEIRAILEGGKRVSYGARVINEGGWQSVPKLTFPGGALIGCSAGFVNVPRIKGSHTAMKSGMLAAEAVAAAIASDRAGDEVVDYETTLRSSWIADELQKVKNAEPAVAKFGGAIGTIVAGADMWMRTLKIGLPITMKHHRDCDQTMRADLFKPIQYPKPDGVISFDRLSSVFLSNTNHEEDQPCHLQLKDPDVPLKINLPVYAGPAARYCPAGVYEYTGLDEEGAELKFVINAQNCVHCKTCDIKDPTQNINWVTPEGGGGPNYPNM; encoded by the coding sequence GATCCGGCTGAAGCAGGTGAACGCGGATCTTGAAGTCTGCGTGCTTGAGAAGGGATCGGAGATCGGGGCGCATATATTGTCGGGCGCGGTGGTCGATCCCAAGGCGCTGGACGAGCTGCTGCCCGACTGGCGCGATGACGATTGCCCGATGGCCGAGACCCCAGTGACCGATAACTGGCACTGGACCCTGTCGGCCAAGGGCAAGTTCGCCATGCCGCACATCATGATGCCGCCCTTTATGTCGAACGATGGCAATTACACCGGTTCGCTGGGCAGCCTGTGCCGCTGGCTTGCCGAAAAGGCCGAAGGGCTGGGCGTGGAAATCTTCCCCGGCTTCCCGGCGGCCGAGGTGCTTTACAACGATGACGGTTCGGTCAAGGGCGTTGCGACCGGCGACATGGGCGTGGCCGCCGATGGCAGCCACAAGCCGGACTATCAGCCCGGCATGGAGCTGCACGGCAAATATACGCTGTTTGCCGAAGGCGCGCGCGGGTCGCTGACCAAGCAGTTGAAGGCGAAATTCGACCTTGAGGCCGATTGCGAGCCGCAGGTCTATGGCCTTGGCATGAAGGAATTGTGGGACATCGATCCCAAGAAGCACGTTCCGGGCCGCGTGCTCCACACGCAGGGCTGGCCGCTCTCTGAGAACGACGCATGGGGCGGCGGCTTCCTCTACCACCAGGCGAACGGTCAGGTGGCCTTGGGCTTCGTTGTCGCATTGGATTACAAGAACCCCTATCTCTACCCGTTCGAGGAATTCCAGCGCTGGAAGCAGCACCCGGAAATCCGCGCCATTCTCGAAGGCGGCAAGCGCGTGTCATACGGCGCGCGCGTCATCAACGAAGGCGGCTGGCAGTCGGTGCCGAAGCTCACCTTCCCCGGCGGCGCCTTGATCGGGTGCAGCGCCGGCTTCGTCAACGTGCCGCGCATCAAGGGCAGCCATACCGCGATGAAGTCGGGCATGCTGGCGGCCGAGGCCGTTGCCGCGGCCATCGCCTCTGACCGCGCAGGTGACGAGGTCGTCGATTACGAGACGACCCTGCGTTCGAGCTGGATCGCGGACGAATTGCAGAAGGTGAAGAACGCCGAGCCTGCGGTTGCCAAGTTCGGCGGCGCGATCGGCACCATCGTCGCGGGCGCGGACATGTGGATGCGCACTTTGAAGATCGGCCTGCCGATCACGATGAAGCACCACCGCGACTGCGACCAGACGATGCGGGCGGATCTGTTCAAGCCGATCCAATACCCCAAGCCTGATGGCGTGATCAGCTTCGACCGGCTGTCATCGGTCTTCCTGTCGAACACCAATCACGAGGAAGACCAGCCCTGCCATCTTCAGCTCAAGGACCCGGATGTTCCGCTGAAGATCAACCTGCCGGTCTATGCCGGGCCTGCGGCGCGTTACTGCCCGGCGGGGGTGTATGAATATACCGGTCTCGACGAAGAGGGCGCAGAGCTCAAATTCGTGATCAACGCGCAGAACTGCGTCCACTGCAAGACCTGCGACATCAAGGACCCGACCCAGAACATCAACTGGGTCACCCCCGAAGGCGGCGGCGGGCCCAATTATCCCAATATGTGA
- a CDS encoding SDR family NAD(P)-dependent oxidoreductase has product MTLNEIPQPGSFSFEGRTAMVTGGAKGVGEAICREIHAGGGNVAICDIDLAAASAVAGSLDPSGESVMVVSLDVRSKDDFIAGRDAVIAKWSKVDILVNNAGFAKRTPVDDITPEEFDEIVAINMRSVFLGCQVFKDHMTENGYGRIVNITSLAGQNGGTVASPHYASSKAGAIMLTKYFAQLLADKGITVNAISPGPIATAKARLSDEQIAMVEGKVPIGRFMEVSEIAAATALLASDRGGFFVGATLDMNGGLYVR; this is encoded by the coding sequence ATGACCCTTAATGAAATCCCCCAGCCCGGCTCCTTCTCGTTCGAAGGGCGGACTGCGATGGTAACCGGCGGCGCCAAGGGCGTTGGCGAGGCCATATGCCGCGAAATTCACGCGGGGGGCGGAAATGTTGCGATCTGCGATATCGACCTGGCGGCGGCTTCGGCCGTCGCCGGGTCCCTCGACCCTTCGGGCGAGAGCGTTATGGTGGTCTCGCTCGACGTACGCAGCAAGGATGATTTCATCGCCGGACGCGATGCCGTCATCGCCAAATGGAGCAAGGTCGATATTCTGGTGAACAATGCCGGCTTTGCAAAGCGCACACCGGTTGACGACATCACGCCAGAGGAATTCGACGAGATCGTCGCCATCAACATGCGCAGCGTTTTTCTGGGCTGCCAGGTCTTCAAGGATCACATGACGGAAAACGGCTATGGCCGAATCGTCAATATCACCTCATTGGCAGGGCAAAACGGCGGCACGGTTGCTTCGCCGCATTATGCCTCATCCAAGGCCGGCGCGATCATGCTGACGAAATATTTCGCGCAATTGCTGGCCGACAAGGGGATCACGGTGAATGCGATTTCCCCCGGCCCCATCGCCACGGCGAAGGCTCGTTTGTCGGACGAACAGATCGCCATGGTGGAAGGCAAGGTCCCGATCGGTCGCTTCATGGAGGTCAGCGAGATTGCCGCAGCGACGGCCCTGCTGGCATCAGACCGCGGCGGCTTTTTCGTCGGGGCAACGCTGGACATGAACGGCGGACTTTACGTCCGCTGA
- a CDS encoding PDR/VanB family oxidoreductase, giving the protein MKARIKKIEWEADGINSYFLTTLDGQDMPAFEPGAHVDVQLKPGLTRSYSLVNDPKERRYYEIAVHHAIDSRGGSRHIHEVWRVGEIVEISAPKNNFPMHEDAAHTVLIAGGIGVTPMLPMIARLEDLGKSWELHYVAATPERAAYVDRIAAFPNAKIVFDGIEGGAKLDLAGLSESAPGDAHLYCCGPGGMLDAFVALNKGRPSENVHIEYFSAETEIATDGGYALELTRSGKTITVAEGETMLDALLTAGVDIGFACSEGVCGTCQVKVLDGVPDHRDHFLTDEEKAANTSVMVCCSGSFSSKLVLDI; this is encoded by the coding sequence ATGAAAGCCAGAATCAAGAAGATCGAATGGGAAGCGGACGGGATCAACTCCTACTTCCTGACCACGCTCGACGGGCAGGACATGCCCGCATTCGAACCGGGCGCGCATGTCGATGTCCAGCTCAAGCCGGGTCTGACCCGCAGCTACTCGCTGGTCAACGATCCGAAAGAACGCCGCTATTACGAGATCGCGGTCCACCATGCGATCGACAGCCGCGGTGGATCGCGCCACATTCACGAGGTGTGGCGCGTAGGCGAAATCGTCGAGATCTCGGCGCCAAAGAACAATTTCCCGATGCACGAAGATGCCGCGCATACCGTGCTGATCGCGGGCGGCATCGGCGTTACCCCGATGCTGCCGATGATCGCGCGGCTTGAGGATCTGGGAAAAAGCTGGGAGCTGCATTACGTGGCCGCCACGCCCGAGCGTGCCGCCTATGTCGACCGGATTGCCGCTTTTCCCAATGCGAAGATCGTGTTCGACGGGATCGAGGGCGGGGCAAAGCTCGACCTTGCAGGGCTGAGCGAAAGCGCGCCCGGCGATGCCCATCTGTATTGCTGCGGTCCGGGCGGGATGCTGGATGCCTTCGTCGCGCTTAACAAGGGGCGTCCTTCCGAGAACGTCCATATCGAATATTTCTCGGCCGAGACCGAAATCGCGACCGATGGCGGCTATGCGCTTGAACTGACGCGCAGCGGCAAGACCATTACCGTGGCCGAAGGCGAGACCATGCTCGATGCGCTGCTGACGGCGGGTGTCGATATCGGCTTTGCCTGTTCGGAAGGCGTGTGCGGCACCTGTCAGGTCAAGGTGCTGGACGGCGTGCCCGATCACCGCGACCACTTCCTGACCGACGAAGAGAAGGCGGCAAACACTTCGGTGATGGTCTGCTGCTCCGGCTCGTTCTCATCGAAATTGGTGCTCGACATCTAA